A region of Nakaseomyces glabratus chromosome E, complete sequence DNA encodes the following proteins:
- the YPS9 gene encoding pepsin-like aspartic protease (CAGL0E01837g~Putative aspartic protease; predicted GPI-anchor; member of a YPS gene cluster that is required for virulence in mice; expression induced at high temperature): protein MVKPLVLLSLLAYAQAYVKLDFTKTPGSDLAKRDVVDPEAAQLTFDKDQYIVEVAVGTPPQKVLLQIDTGSSDLFVIEESNPYCKNNKNKAPKKKDLESPGDDYPRTPNQVPKSDRTLDCKKYGFYNRNESSTFNSNGTDLFITYGDNGFVRGTWGTDSVSVGNLNLSNLSIGVSPMTNTSTGILGVGLPGEESTFNYSSNVTGPSNYQYSNFPIRLKEEGLIEKIAYSIYLNETGSKYGSILFGAVDHSKYQGPLYTFPLVNSKYKEGSDPFQFEITMNGVGLVGKTDNITLYDQKLPTLLDSGSTISLLPRDVADLVAQQVNGTVDGKGNCIKLPKCPSKKDNQKLIFNFSGAEFSVNVTDFMEKHKGKCYLQFSALDGINFALLGDNFMNNVYTVFNLDDKELSLAQANYNSSLKPDIEEIKDTVPSAVLAPQYYNTFSADPTATAVTGNIFAPEATMSMAAPANASRNSSLNSTFNSSSNYSRVQMKKRTYPNSSSSLQANSAILIMIAAAITAMFL, encoded by the coding sequence atggtgAAACCACTTGTTCTGCTATCGTTGCTAGCCTACGCTCAAGCTTATGTGAAGTTGGACTTCACCAAGACCCCAGGCAGTGATTTGGCCAAGAGAGATGTCGTCGACCCTGAAGCCGCTCAATTAACCTTCGACAAGGACCAATACATTGTCGAAGTTGCCGTTGGTACTCCTCCTCAGAAGGTCTTGCTACAAATCGACACCGGTTCTTCTGACTTGTTCGTCATTGAGGAATCTAACCCATACTGtaagaacaacaagaacaaggctccaaagaagaaggactTGGAAAGCCCAGGTGACGATTACCCAAGGACTCCAAACCAAGTTCCAAAGTCTGACAGAACATTAGACTGTAAGAAGTACGGCTTCTACAACCGTAACGAATCTTCTACATTCAATTCTAACGGTACCGACTTGTTCATCACCTATGGTGACAATGGTTTCGTTAGAGGTACCTGGGGTACCGACTCTGTCAGTGTCGGTAACCTGAACTTGAGCAATTTGAGCATTGGTGTTAGTCCAATGACCAACACCAGTACCGGTATCCTAGGTGTTGGTTTGCCAGGAGAAGAATCTACTTTCAACTATTCTTCTAATGTCACTGGTCCAAGCAACTACCAGTACTCCAACTTCCCAATTAGATTAAAGGAGGAAGGTTTGATTGAGAAGATTGCTTACTCTATTTACTTGAATGAGACCGGCTCTAAGTATGGTTCCATTCTTTTCGGTGCTGTTGACCACAGCAAGTACCAAGGTCCTTTGTACACCTTCCCATTGGTTAACTCCAAATACAAGGAAGGCAGTGACCCTTTCCAATTTGAGATCACCATGAATGGTGTAGGTTTGGTTGGTAAGACTGACAACATCACTTTGTATGATCAAAAATTGCCAACTTTGCTTGACTCTGGTAGTACTATTTCTTTGTTGCCAAGGGATGTTGCTGATCTTGTGGCCCAACAAGTCAATGGTACAGTCGATGGTAAGGGTAACTGTATCAAACTTCCAAAATGTCCAAGCAAGAAGGACAACCAAAAGTTGATCTTCAACTTTAGTGGTGCTGAGTTTTCCGTAAATGTGACTGATTTCATGGAAAAGCACAAGGGTAAGTGTTACCTACAATTCTCTGCCCTTGATGGTATTAACTTCGCTCTTCTTGGTGACAACTTCATGAACAATGTCTACACTGTCTTCAACTTGGATGACAAGGAACTTTCATTGGCTCAAGCTAACTACAATTCATCTCTGAAACcagatattgaagaaatcaagGATACTGTCCCTAGCGCTGTGCTGGCTCCACAATACTACAACACATTCTCAGCTGACCCAACTGCCACTGCAGTCACTGGTAACATCTTTGCACCAGAGGCCACTATGTCCATGGCTGCTCCAGCTAATGCTTCTAGAAACTCTTCATTAAACTCTACTTTCAACTCATCTTCTAACTACTCCAGAGtacaaatgaagaaaagaacatACCCAAACAGCAGTTCTTCATTGCAAGCCAACTCTGCCATACTCATTATGATCGCAGCTGCCATCACCGCCATGTTCTTATAG
- the YPS11 gene encoding pepsin-like aspartic protease (CAGL0E01881g~Putative aspartic protease; member of a YPS gene cluster that is required for virulence in mice; induced in response to low pH and high temperature), which yields MRIDRALTTAAAAGYLRLPFTKITDNSLAKRADDDYLNVQLDNEQIFYGVEVSIGSDKQNMTLLVDTGSSDFWVLGAQNPYCKSNRGKKPKKKDQPSSVDPGRNGYPTKAEAIPYAERTFDCSDFKTFNSSSSNTFKSNDTDFFITYGDGSYVEGTWGTDQVALAGQTLENVTFAVAELTNNSYGLLGIGLPELESSITIDTAQLTNTSSVKKNPYMNFPESLKLNKLINKVVYSIYLNRTNDKFGSILFGAVDHNRYDGNLTTVPLVFSNRDFGTPRPNELMVTLNGMSFEATDGNVTQILNATSKFPALLDTGSTDTHLPVDVYNALAESTNGTYDQTQNKIRIPKCLSKKDKTILNFSLGGVNIGVPYKEMVKKIKGKCYINVAPTGSDFAILGDDVIRYAYMVFDLEDREISLAQASFNDTLPEDIEVVVSTIPGATRASAYSETYSPTFAVPSASSSGNTSSNGSTNLTRRFERRDIPLENKGVPTSLKGSVAAILLLVLWIA from the coding sequence ATGAGAATTGACAGAGCATTGACCactgctgctgctgcagGTTACTTGAGATTGCCATTCACTAAGATCACGGATAACTCTCTGGCTAAGAGGGCTGACGATGACTACTTGAATGTGCAACTTGACAACGAACAAATCTTCTACGGTGTTGAAGTCAGCATTGGTAGTGACAAGCAGAACATGACTCTGCTTGTGGACACTGGTTCTTCTGACTTCTGGGTCCTTGGTGCTCAGAACCCTTACTGTAAGTCAAACAGAGGTAAGaagccaaagaagaaagatcaGCCATCCAGTGTTGACCCCGGCAGGAACGGTTACCCAACTAAGGCGGAGGCTATCCCATACGCTGAGCGTACCTTCGATTGTAGTGACTTCAAAACATTTaactcttcttcatctaatACATTCAAGTCTAACGATACtgacttcttcatcacttaTGGTGACGGTTCATATGTTGAAGGTACCTGGGGTACTGACCAGGTGGCATTGGCAGGACAGACTTTGGAGAATGTCACTTTTGCTGTCGCAGAGTTGACTAACAACAGTTACGGTCTGTTGGGTATCGGTCTACCTGAATTAGAATCCAGCATCACTATCGATACTGCTCAATTGACAAACACTTCAAGTGTTAAGAAGAACCCATACATGAATTTCCCAGAATCTCTAAAACTAAACAAGTTGATTAACAAAGTAGTATATTCTATCTACTTGAACAGAACCAATGACAAGTTTGGCTCGATCCTATTCGGTGCCGTTGACCACAACCGTTACGATGGTAACTTAACTACCGTTCCATTGGTCTTCAGCAACAGAGACTTCGGTACACCAAGACCTAACGAATTGATGGTCACTTTGAATGGAATGTCCTTTGAAGCCACCGATGGTAATGTGACTCAGATTTTGAACGCAACTTCGAAGTTCCCAGCTTTGCTGGATACTGGTAGCACTGACACTCACTTGCCAGTTGATGTATACAACGCCTTGGCTGAAAGCACTAATGGTACTTACGATCAAACTCAGAACAAGATCCGTATTCCAAAGTGTCTATCCAAGAAGGACAAAACTATCCTAAACTTCTCTCTGGGAGGTGTTAACATTGGTGTCCCATACAAGGAAATGGTCAAGAAGATTAAGGGTAAGTGCTACATAAATGTTGCTCCAACTGGCTCAGACTTTGCCATCTTGGGTGATGATGTCATTAGATATGCTTACATGGTCTTTGATTTGGAAGATCGTGAAATTTCTTTGGCTCAAGCATCTTTCAATGACACTTTGCCAGAAGACATCGAAGTTGTCGTCAGCACCATCCCAGGTGCCACTAGAGCCTCAGCTTATTCTGAAACATACTCCCCAACTTTTGCTGTCCCAAGCGCCTCTTCAAGCGGTAACACCTCCTCAAACGGCAGCACAAACTTAACCAGGAGATTTGAAAGGAGGGACATTCCATTGGAAAACAAAGGTGTCCCAACTTCTCTAAAGGGCTCTGTCGCAGCTATCCTGTTGCTGGTCTTGTGGATTGCATGA
- the YPS10 gene encoding pepsin-like aspartic protease (CAGL0E01859g~Putative aspartic protease; predicted GPI-anchor; member of a YPS gene cluster that is required for virulence in mice; induced in response to low pH and high temperature) yields MLFLVPFLSVAQAYVALDFEKSHGDDLVKRDVQDVKLINSQKAMLYNIQLSVGTPPQNITAQLDTGSSDLWFPDSTNPYCKANKKQAPKSIASLDAGTRPTSPAQVPKSLRNLDCAEFGLFNSSASTTFNSNKTEFFISYLDSSYAEGVWATDNLYLNGLNISGLNFGLAYFSNSSNSVLGVGLTPLEASYDTDIKQDDSPRFQYPNFPQILKQKGAISKVTYSLYLNDTKSKYGQILFGGVDHSKYVGQLYTIPLVNSKYQKSPGVIADLEVTLNGLGIRDNTTNTNTTLYTQKLPALFDSGTSYSYVPYTMAQVIASQVNGTIDNKTEAIRLPKCPSKKDTREVVFNFNGVEIAIPLKQFYQKKSGKCYLDLMVAPPNNGPGLLLGDTFLRQVYTVFDLEAQELSIARANFNSSLPADVEEIKSTVPSAIKAPQYYNTFSAYDNATQVVGNIFDATATASMAPKNQSNSSNLSRRALNYENNSARSSTLSIVLVLAAITTLFM; encoded by the coding sequence ATGTTATTCTTGGTTCCTTTTCTATCGGTTGCCCAGGCCTATGTTGCGCTTGACTTCGAGAAGTCGCATGGAGATGATCTAGTCAAACGTGACGTGCAGGATGTCAAGCTTATCAACAGCCAAAAGGCTATGCTATACAACATACAGCTCTCAGTCGGTACTCCGCCTCAAAATATCACTGCGCAGTTGGACACGGGTTCGTCTGATTTGTGGTTCCCAGACTCTACTAACCCTTACTGTAAGGCGAACAAGAAGCAAGCACCAAAGAGCATTGCCTCCTTAGATGCAGGTACTAGACCTACGTCACCTGCACAGGTTCCCAAATCGTTGAGAAACCTAGACTGTGCTGAGTTCGGGTTGTTCAACTCAAGTGCCTCGACTACTTTCAACTCAAATAAGACAGAGTTTTTCATCAGCTACTTGGACTCATCCTACGCTGAAGGTGTGTGGGCCACGGATAACTTGTACCTCAATGGTTTGAACATCTCTGGACTGAACTTCGGTCTAGCATACTTCTCAAACTCATCCAACTCAGTGCTTGGTGTGGGCCTAACACCTTTGGAGGCCTCTTATGACACAGACATTAAGCAAGATGACTCTCCTAGGTTCCAGTACCCTAATTTCCCACAGATCTTGAAGCAGAAAGGTGCCATCAGTAAAGTCACTTATTCTCTATACTTGAACGACACTAAGTCCAAATATGGTCAAATCCTGTTTGGTGGTGTTGATCACAGCAAGTATGTAGGGCAACTATACACCATACCATTGGTGAACAGCAAGTACCAGAAATCGCCCGGAGTCATTGCTGATTTGGAAGTTACATTGAATGGTTTGGGAATCAGAGATAACACTACCAACACGAACACAACCTTATACACTCAGAAACTGCCAGCACTCTTCGACTCTGGTACTAGTTACTCCTATGTTCCTTACACAATGGCCCAGGTGATTGCCTCACAGGTCAACGGTACTATTGATAATAAGACGGAAGCCATCAGACTGCCAAAATGTCCAAGCAAGAAGGACACCAGAGAGGTTGTATTCAACTTCAACGGTGTAGAGATTGCCATTCCTCTAAAACAATTCTATCAGAAGAAAAGTGGCAAGTGTTACTTGGACTTAATGGTCGCTCCACCAAACAACGGACCAGGTCTACTGCTGGGTGATACTTTCTTGAGACAAGTCTACACTGTGTTTGATCTAGAGGCCCAGGAGTTATCTATCGCAAGAGCTAACTTCAACAGCTCGCTGCCAGCAGATGTAGAAGAGATCAAGAGTACTGTACCAAGCGCAATCAAAGCACCTCAATACTACAACACATTCTCGGCGTACGATAACGCTACTCAGGTGGTTGGTAACATCTTCGATGCCACTGCTACAGCTTCGATGGCTCCAAAGAACCAAAGCAACTCCAGCAACTTATCGAGAAGAGCCTTGAACTACGAAAACAATTCTGCAAGATCTTCAACACTGTCAATCGTCCTAGTACTAGCAGCAATTACAACATTATTTATgtaa